A segment of the Cellvibrio sp. KY-YJ-3 genome:
GCCGCGACATCATCGCCGACTCGGTTGAGTATATGGTCAATGCCCATTGCGCCGACGCGATTGTCTGCATCTCCAACTGCGACAAAATTACCCCCGGCATGCTGATGGCGGCCATGCGCTTGAATATCCCGGTAATTTTTGTATCGGGTGGGCCAATGGAAGCAGGTAAAACCAAACTCTCTGAGCACAAACTTGATCTGGTCGATGCCATGGTTATCGCTGCTGATGATCAAGCTAGCGACGAAAAAGTGAATGACTACGAACGCTCTGCCTGCCCGACTTGTGGCTCCTGCTCAGGCATGTTTACCGCCAACTCAATGAACTGCCTGACTGAAGCGCTCGGCTTAAGCTTACCCGGCAACGGCTCGCTGCTGGCCACTCACGCCGATCGCGAACAACTTTTCCTCGAGGCCGGTCGTCGCATTGTAGAAATAACCAAACGCTACTATGAACAAGATGATTACAGCGTATTACCACGCTCGATTGCCAGCTTTGAAGCTTTTGAGAATGCTATGGCATTGGATATCGCAATGGGCGGCTCCACCAACACCATTTTGCATTTGCTCGCCGCCGCACAAGAAGGAAACGTGCCCTTCACCATGTTTGATGTGGATCGCATGAGCCGGAAAGTACCACAACTGTGCAAAGTCGCCCCCAATACCCCAAAGTATCACATGGAAGATGTCCATCGGGCAGGTGGCGTGATGGGCATTCTGGCGGAGCTAAATCGCGGTGGCCTATTCCACAACAAACTGCCAACCGTACATAGCCAAACCTTTCAAGAAGCATTGGATAAATGGGACATCATAAGTACCTCCTCTGAAACGGTAGCAACTTTTTATAAGGCGGGCCCGGCAGGCATCCCAACTCAAGTTGCCTTTAGCCAAGCCACGCGCTGGCCAACACTCGATGGTGATCGCGCTGAAGGCTGCATCCGCTCCGTCGAGCACGCCTACAGCAAAGAAGGTGGCTTGGCCGTTCTTAAAGGCAATATCGCTATTGACGGCTGCGTAGTAAAAACCTCAGGTGTAGATGAAAGCTGCTGGGTATTTGAAGGTAAAGCCTATGTCGTAGAAAGCCAGGACAAAGCAGTAGCCGACATTTTAGATGGCAAGGTAAAAGCTGGAGATGTAGTGGTGATTCGCTATGAAGGCCCCAAAGGTGGCCCAGGCATGCAAGAAATGCTTTACCCCACTAGCTATCTAAAATCGAAAGGTCTGGGGAAAGCTTGCGCACTGCTGACTGATGGCCGCTTCTCCGGCGGGACTTCAGGCTTATCCATTGGCCATGTATCCCCTGAAGCCGCTGCAGGCGGTGCGATCGGCCTGGTTCAGACTGGAGATATCATTCGCATCGATATTCCCAACCGTAGCATTAATGTTGTCTTGACTGACGCAGAGCTGGAAACACGTCGCGCAGCAGAAAATGCTAAAGGCTCCCTTGCGTGGAAACCAACTGAAATTCGTCCACGCAAAGTCTCCGCCTCGCTAAAAGCCTACGCCATGCTGGCAACCAGTGCCGACAAAGGCGCGGTGCGTGATTTGAGTAAACTGGATTAAAGGGAGCATTAATAACTGCTTGTGCAGCTACAAAATGCACGAGCAGTTATTAGCAACACTTTGACAATTTAGCGACAATAAAAAAGCCAGCATTAGCTGGCTTTTTTATTGTCTGCTTATTAACGCAACAAGGATTATTGCTGTGCCAACGCTTTCAATCTAGCTTGTTCACGCTCAGAGAAAGTAACCCATTGATTGGCGAGCTTGGAACTGCGCGCATCTTTTGCCGCCTCTTTAAAAAACTTGATAGCTTCATCAAAGTTTTTCAGCTCAAACTCCGCTTGGGCAACAGTGATATTCGCATGGTCGACACGCTTAATACCACCTTTTTTCAGAGCATCGCGGCCCCACTTAGAAGCCTCTTTGAACTTATCATTGGCAAGATAAGCTTGCGCCAAGCCAATGATCATTTCTCCATCGGTTGACTTCTGTGCTGCTTTTTCATACTCGACCAAAGATTCTTTGGCGTTTTGCGACAAGCGATATGCATCTGCAAGCAACTTCAGATTCTTAGCAGTAGGCTCAACATTTTTATCAGTGTAAATACCTTTTTTCAAAACCTTAACGGCCTTATAAGGGACTTCCGCTTCTAAAAATGAATATGCCAAATTGATAAGATCTTTTTCAGTAGTCAATCCATCCATTAAATAACAAGTTTCAAGTGCGTAGAGTGCATCGTTAGTGCGATCCATCATGCGATAAACTTGCGATAGCTGCTTCCAGTACTGCGCCTTTGGATAGTGTTTGATAAGTTTTTCAAGAACAACCAAGCCGCTCTTGTAATCTTCTTTATCAAAATACAATCCACGCTGAAGAATATACCAAGATTCAGCAGGAACCTTACCAGCTGCCTCCTGCGCCCTAACAGCCTCGTTAATATTTAATAGCGCATTATTATTATCTTCAAGCTGATAATAAAGCGTAGAAAACATGTACGAGTCTTCTGGCTTCAAGGATTCAGCATAGTCAGTCCACTTAAGCAATGTTTCTAATGCTTTCTTTGGATTATCCAGCTGGGAATAAAGTTGCCCAACAATACGAATGGTGGACGCCTCGGTTGCTAATGGCATGTTAGGCGATTGAGCAAGCATTTTATTGAAGCTTTCGATAGCCTTAGTATAGTTCTCGGCCCCAAGATGAGCATAACCAGTATACTGATTAAGCAACACCAGCTCATACGCATTCGCCTTAGCTGAGTTAGCAGCCATTTCATTCAACAATTGCATAGCCTTGCGTGGATCGGGCTTTACAGATTCGTCTTGCGGTTGAAGGAAGTTTGCAGCCTCGGTAATTTTTTTGCCGAAAGATTCGCTAACATTGGGGAATTTGCGTTGCTCCGCCGAAGCGTATTTATTCTTCGCTTTAACCTGTGCGTGTACAACTCCGATTTCAATAACGCCGGGAGCAAAAACATTCACAGCGCTATTCACAAAAATTGGCGAAATAGCAACGGCGGTAACTAGCAAAGTTTTGCCAAGAGCAATTGAAACGGCAGGAAATACTTGTCTCATTTCATTACCCCTTATTTCTGCATAGTGTAAGTGAAGCGGTTCTTCACACCAGGCACTTCGACTGGCTTGCCGTCCACAACTTTTGGCTTGTATTTAAACTTGAGCGCTGCACGAACAGACGCGCGGTTAAATACTGTTGTCGGCTTGCCCTCTTTGGTGACGCATTGATCAGCAATAGGCTCTGGATCGCGAGTAGCACCAGTTTCTGTAACGGTATACACAACCGTACAAAAGCCTTCAATACCACGCGACAACGCAGTACTTGGATACTCTGGCGGCACTTTAACGATAGGTAAATATTCACCCTCACTAAAAGCCAATGAACCAGCACCAACATCAATGCCTGCTTTAGCAATAGGAGCACTCATATTCAATGCTTCACCAGACACATTAGGCGCTTCAAACTCTGGCTCCGGAAGATCTGGAGGAGTTTCAGGGGCTTCTGGTTTCTCTGGTTTAGCATCCTCAAAACGAGTCTCAATTTTTGTATCAGGCATGTTGATATCAGGAATTTTCACAGACTTTTTCTGCGCAACTTCGCCTAAATCATTATTCACTAACTGATACATCAAAAATAAGAGCAAGAAGGTGGTAACCACCCCCAACAGCCCTGCTATACCTACTTTTGCGAAGTTCATAGCAATCTATTTCTCTTCAGTAGAGACAGACACATCGGTAATGCCAGCTTCACGCGCAGCATTAGCGACCTCCAATACGAATTCAATACGAGCTTTAGTATCTGCTTGAATTGAAACTGAACCATTGGGATTGTCTGCGCGCATACGCTCAATCACTTTAACAACGCTACGTGGATCAACTTGCTTCTTATCAATCCAAATTTCATTGTCATCACCAATAGCAATCAGAATACTAGCATTAGGCTTCGAATCACCAGTAACCGCATCAGGTCTCACAACCTCTTTGCCAGCTTCTTTAATGAACGTTGCCGTAACTATGAAGAAAATCAGCATAATAAATACAACATCAAGCATAGGCGTGAGGTCGATTGCCTGCGGTTCTTCTTCAGGTTTTGCGTTGTTCCTGCTCATGAGACATCTCTTAATTACAGGTTAATACTGCGGCATCACTTAGTGATCCATTGTCAAATGGTCAGCAAACAAGCGATCTTCACGCTCAGCAATTCGAGAAAGATATGTATTTACAAACAATCCAGATAGAGCTGCAACCATGCCAGCCATTGTAGGAATTGTTGCTTTCGATACCCCACCCGCCATTGACTTGGCATCACCACCACCAGTCAGAGACAGAACACTAAACACTTCAATCATACCGGTAACAGTTCCCAGCAACCCCATAAGGGGGCAGAGAGCAATTAATGTAGTGATCATGTCCAAGTTTTTGTTAATTTTTGCTGACATACGCGAAACCATAGCTGCACGAATTTGATGTGCATTCCATGACTTTCGCTCTTTACGCTGCTCCCAACTATTCAGAGCCTGTTGGACTTCACCTTTTAGACCACCTTTAAAGTAGACCACACGCTCAAAAACGAGAGTCCACATTGCAAAGGTAAGGGCGGCGATGTAATACATCAAAGGGCCGCCCTGATCCATAAAGGCTCCAATGGCTGCAAAAGCGTCCGTTAAAGCCTGCATGTGTTATCTCCTACTTACGCTCAGAGTTTTCAGCAATAATGCCGGTAGTTTGTTCATCTAACACTTGAATAACTGCTTTAGCGCGACCGTTAACCAAGGTGTGCATCAACACAACCGGGATTGCAACCACAAGACCTTGAACAGTAGTAACCAACGCTGCCGAGATACCACCGGCCATGTTTTTAGGATCACCAGCACCGAAGATAGTGATAGCCTGGAAGGTTTCGATCATACCGGTAACAGTACCCAAGAGCCCTAAGAGAGGTGCTACAGCTGCGATGATCTTCAATACGGCCAGACCACTTTCAATTGATGGACGCTCTTTAAGAACAGCCTCTTCAAGCTTCAGTTCCAAGGTTTCGGTATCAACATTCTTATTTTCTTCTGCAACCTTCAACACACGACCCAGAGGATTGTTAGAGTTGGGCTTATCTGACTTCAATTGCGCCTTCACCTTTGAGGTCATTGCGAACAAAACTAGCATCCGCCACAAACCAAGGAAAACACCAATGAAACCTACCGCAACAATTACATATCCAACCTCACCACCCTGATCAACACGCTCAAGGAAAGTAGGAGTATCAATCAAAGCCGTCAGAAGTTGACCACCAGCAGGACCTGTTGGATCCACACCAAAGTCAACAATTCCTGAAGTCGAGTCTTGCAGTGCTTTTGCACCTGCCAAATGATCAACTGGTTGACGAGGCAGCTCTTGTATCTTAGAACCGTCAAATGTCAGGTACATGCCGTTAGAAACCAGGTTATAAACACCAACACGAACAACTTCTTGTTGTGCTTGCTCACCACTTGGTTTAATAACTGTTGAGTTGAATTTCACAACACGACCAGTCTCAACCATTTCTCTTTGCACTTCGTACCACAAGCGCTCAATTTCCTCGATATCTGGTAATTGAGTATTGCTGTTCATTTTCTCGATTAATGTATCGAGGAACTCGCCACGGTTAGGGTACTGCGCACTTACTATTGAAGTTTCCAGTGTTGCCCGGAGGTCACCGGCTGTAGACGTCAAATGGCCAAAGAGTTCTTTCATAGAACCCAAACGCTCATTCAATTGAGTCTTTTTTGCGGCTACCAAAATATCTTGTTCTTGATATTTTTTCTCGAGCGCAGCAGAACGAGCTTCTTCCGCTTGACGAGTTGCTTTTGCTTGGGCAAGCAAGTTGGCCTGATTAGCTTTGTCACGAGCGAATTCTGCTTCACGTTGCTTATGCTCTGCAGACTCACTGATTTGAGACTTCTTAACCATATCCAATAACTGGTCTAAAGTCTGAGCCTTTTCTTGTGCAACAGCGAATGAACTGCCAAGAAGACCAGCAACAGCAAGCATCAAGCAGCTTTTTACAAACTTCATTTTCATTGTGCTGCCTCCGGCGCTTGAACGGTCATGGTCATGATATCTTTGGATGCTTGATTGCGCGCGATGCGGAGCCCCTTGAGAATGGAAGAATTGTATGAACCATCAAGAGAAACCCACTGACCTTGAGAAGCATCCCAAGTACCGCACTGCTTGGCATCAGTTGTTTGGTACATCAATGAAATGCGACCAACACGAAGAATGTTTACTTCACGATCTTGTCCATCAATAGGCAGAGTACCTTTGTAAGCTTCGATTGTGCTGCCATATGCAGATTCAATCTTATAGGCTTCCAACACCTGACGGAATTTTTCGGAAACAGAGATGTCAGCACGATCCTGATTCGCCCGCAGCATAGTAATACGCTCTTTACGCTCTTCTACTTGGAAGGGCTTATCGAGACTTACAAATTGCTCCAAACTATCCAGCATGCGGAAGACCAGAGGCTGAATCT
Coding sequences within it:
- a CDS encoding DUF3450 domain-containing protein; its protein translation is MKKQRLKAVAMTTMLSAGALMGSVAMADQTLDAVLKAGQAKTTLAQDSQKRIDRLAQETDDLTQEFKQQNKLIDDLRVFNTQMEKQVAKQLVVVQELEQSIEKVTVIERQIQPLVFRMLDSLEQFVSLDKPFQVEERKERITMLRANQDRADISVSEKFRQVLEAYKIESAYGSTIEAYKGTLPIDGQDREVNILRVGRISLMYQTTDAKQCGTWDASQGQWVSLDGSYNSSILKGLRIARNQASKDIMTMTVQAPEAAQ
- a CDS encoding MotA/TolQ/ExbB proton channel family protein; its protein translation is MKMKFVKSCLMLAVAGLLGSSFAVAQEKAQTLDQLLDMVKKSQISESAEHKQREAEFARDKANQANLLAQAKATRQAEEARSAALEKKYQEQDILVAAKKTQLNERLGSMKELFGHLTSTAGDLRATLETSIVSAQYPNRGEFLDTLIEKMNSNTQLPDIEEIERLWYEVQREMVETGRVVKFNSTVIKPSGEQAQQEVVRVGVYNLVSNGMYLTFDGSKIQELPRQPVDHLAGAKALQDSTSGIVDFGVDPTGPAGGQLLTALIDTPTFLERVDQGGEVGYVIVAVGFIGVFLGLWRMLVLFAMTSKVKAQLKSDKPNSNNPLGRVLKVAEENKNVDTETLELKLEEAVLKERPSIESGLAVLKIIAAVAPLLGLLGTVTGMIETFQAITIFGAGDPKNMAGGISAALVTTVQGLVVAIPVVLMHTLVNGRAKAVIQVLDEQTTGIIAENSERK
- a CDS encoding lipopolysaccharide assembly protein LapB — translated: MRQVFPAVSIALGKTLLVTAVAISPIFVNSAVNVFAPGVIEIGVVHAQVKAKNKYASAEQRKFPNVSESFGKKITEAANFLQPQDESVKPDPRKAMQLLNEMAANSAKANAYELVLLNQYTGYAHLGAENYTKAIESFNKMLAQSPNMPLATEASTIRIVGQLYSQLDNPKKALETLLKWTDYAESLKPEDSYMFSTLYYQLEDNNNALLNINEAVRAQEAAGKVPAESWYILQRGLYFDKEDYKSGLVVLEKLIKHYPKAQYWKQLSQVYRMMDRTNDALYALETCYLMDGLTTEKDLINLAYSFLEAEVPYKAVKVLKKGIYTDKNVEPTAKNLKLLADAYRLSQNAKESLVEYEKAAQKSTDGEMIIGLAQAYLANDKFKEASKWGRDALKKGGIKRVDHANITVAQAEFELKNFDEAIKFFKEAAKDARSSKLANQWVTFSEREQARLKALAQQ
- a CDS encoding biopolymer transporter ExbD; this encodes MSRNNAKPEEEPQAIDLTPMLDVVFIMLIFFIVTATFIKEAGKEVVRPDAVTGDSKPNASILIAIGDDNEIWIDKKQVDPRSVVKVIERMRADNPNGSVSIQADTKARIEFVLEVANAAREAGITDVSVSTEEK
- a CDS encoding MotA/TolQ/ExbB proton channel family protein, with the protein product MQALTDAFAAIGAFMDQGGPLMYYIAALTFAMWTLVFERVVYFKGGLKGEVQQALNSWEQRKERKSWNAHQIRAAMVSRMSAKINKNLDMITTLIALCPLMGLLGTVTGMIEVFSVLSLTGGGDAKSMAGGVSKATIPTMAGMVAALSGLFVNTYLSRIAEREDRLFADHLTMDH
- a CDS encoding energy transducer TonB, producing MNFAKVGIAGLLGVVTTFLLLFLMYQLVNNDLGEVAQKKSVKIPDINMPDTKIETRFEDAKPEKPEAPETPPDLPEPEFEAPNVSGEALNMSAPIAKAGIDVGAGSLAFSEGEYLPIVKVPPEYPSTALSRGIEGFCTVVYTVTETGATRDPEPIADQCVTKEGKPTTVFNRASVRAALKFKYKPKVVDGKPVEVPGVKNRFTYTMQK
- the ilvD gene encoding dihydroxy-acid dehydratase encodes the protein MPIYRSKTTTSGRNMAGARALWRATGMKDGDFDKPIIAIANSFTQFVPGHVHLKDLGQLVAREIEKAGGVAKEFNTIAVDDGIAMGHDGMLYSLPSRDIIADSVEYMVNAHCADAIVCISNCDKITPGMLMAAMRLNIPVIFVSGGPMEAGKTKLSEHKLDLVDAMVIAADDQASDEKVNDYERSACPTCGSCSGMFTANSMNCLTEALGLSLPGNGSLLATHADREQLFLEAGRRIVEITKRYYEQDDYSVLPRSIASFEAFENAMALDIAMGGSTNTILHLLAAAQEGNVPFTMFDVDRMSRKVPQLCKVAPNTPKYHMEDVHRAGGVMGILAELNRGGLFHNKLPTVHSQTFQEALDKWDIISTSSETVATFYKAGPAGIPTQVAFSQATRWPTLDGDRAEGCIRSVEHAYSKEGGLAVLKGNIAIDGCVVKTSGVDESCWVFEGKAYVVESQDKAVADILDGKVKAGDVVVIRYEGPKGGPGMQEMLYPTSYLKSKGLGKACALLTDGRFSGGTSGLSIGHVSPEAAAGGAIGLVQTGDIIRIDIPNRSINVVLTDAELETRRAAENAKGSLAWKPTEIRPRKVSASLKAYAMLATSADKGAVRDLSKLD